The sequence ACATGTATGGACAATCAGATTCATTATATAAAGGATATGTTATGTTATCAAATACCCATTTGCCAGAGAAAAGGTCGCAAGCCTCTGCCTGCGCCTCCTCCCTCCGACGGCTAGGCTCAGTCTTGTGGAGGCCCCAAGCAGCTCTCCTCCCGCTGTACGTTTCCGTAGACCTGCATGTGCTAAATTTATCCAAACCAACTGCAAATGCCACCCCGAATAACAATCATAAGCAACATAGCTTGGATTCATAAATCAATTCAACCCATGAAATTTTACAGACACTACAGCTTGGCGGTTTCAAAATCGAGCACTATGCaacagaaaaaggaaaatttcccgTCACCGTGGCAAGAGATTTTGAACTCGGAcacgataaaaataatatgtttcaGAGATGCAGACAAGACCTGGCGGTTTCTTCGGAAAAGTAATGTTCTGTGCAGGCGTGGAATTGAAGAAAGAACCGTCTTTTACAACAGATCCTTGATTCCCATCTTCGGTATCAGTATGAGATTGATCCTGGTAAACTTGTCGAAAATTACACTCGTTATAGAGGATTGATAATGCTACGAATACAAAGAAGATAAGGGCGATAACGGGGAACTGTGATTTCTTCTTTTGCCATCTCTGCATTGCTCTTCTCTGTGCTTGCGCGAGAAGGAGGGGGACGAGCAAACTTCGTCAAGTGCTCCTGGATATTTGGGGAATTTCAAGAATCAAGGATTTTGAAACCGACAGTGACTCCCGTAGAAGAACTTTGTGATAAATGGGAAGAGGAGCTTAATGATCATTACTTTATTTGTTAGTGTCCATTATGACTATTTATACTGAAAATCTATTCTTTCCAATAATGAAAACCGAATCAATTATGCACCACTTTTCAGGTAATCCCACAGTACTGGCAACAACAAAAACAAGTGGGGAGGTGGCATGGGTCAAGATAGCTGTTGAACATGGAAAATTGTCTGTGAATTGATTTGACTCTGTCGCacttcttttcttttcatttaattCTGTCCTGattaaagtaaaaattaaataaaaatttgttggGCATTTGTTCAGTGGCCGTCGATATGTCCGAGTGGTTAAGGAGACAGACTCGAAATCTGTTGGGCTTTGCCTGCGCAGGTTCGAATCCTGCTGTCGACGTTTTTTTCCTTGTCATTTTTGCCTTTTTCCCGTAACCAAATGAAACAAATTCCTCAATTTCCTTTCCTCTTCATCAACTATGTACCGTTCCACACCTTCCCACTAAAGCTTAGTTTGAAAGTCGGCCAACCGGGTTGGTCATCGGAGGGCTCGTGAAGCTCCTGATGTTTCTTCTTATGTTGTATGATTTTCTGGTGATATACCAGCTTAGTTACTTAGTATTGTAAATCAagatattttgaaataatgtattttttaaaaaaaaataagaaagtcggaaaagaattaaaaataaattttttgtcttCCTTCCATTTCGACCCACGTGGCGGAGGgaatttttttccctaaatttaTGACacgttttattttcttttccttcctttaAAATCTCCCAAACAACTGAGATCAGGCTTGTAGATCAGTGGTCTCATCTCTTGTCGGAATAGTCGGTTTCTCCGGGTTCGATCCTCCCTCCCCGCgtgagttgtaataaaaaaaaaatctcccaaacaactaaaatttttaaattttctttcatttctcTTCAAATCCCAACTTCAAAAATATGCCTAAATCATTGTCATTCTTTCTCACACGGAGACCTGGTCTTCATTTTTGGTAAGCTTTCTCTCatatgttttgtttttaattcagctcaactgatttgatatttgaatgaaaTACTTTGAATTCGATGAGTTGAATGAGATTTTGTGGATTGATTTATTTTGTGATTATTAAAATGATTGGATAATAAATTGAGTAGGAAGAgacaaataataatatgttgatTATTAAATCACGATAGAATAAAGATGCTTGCGGTTCATTTCCAATACTCTAGAATGACCTGGCAAATGCCAACGTAATAACCAACCAATTATGACGCGTTCGTTGCTTTTCTTTAAGTCAACATAATTCATTGAAAAACACGTTCAATTAATAACGAAATTTATCTTCGTTAACTTTAGTGAcgatttattcaatttttattgttaatttcAAATTAGTAATAGTTTTTATAAAATCGTCATTAAATTTACTAACGATTTATGTACaaattgtcgctaaatttagctaCGAATATTTAAAACGATCGTCATTAAATAAACCCTTATATATAACCATCGGTAAATATAAtgaccattttttaaaaattgttgcaCTTAAAAACTTGGCAACAGTTTATGTATCGTTTACGACTTTAATTGCGAatagatttttaatttaaagtttgcgatattttttcaaaaatcgtcACTGGTTTCCTATATATTTCCTCTTTCAGCCAAATTATCGCAAATAATGACGGTCTTAATCAAAATCTGTCGTAAATAGTGAcggttttgtaaaaaaaaaaaaaaaaacactacgCCAAATTTATAACTGATTGTAAGTCCTTCATTTAAgtaatgataaataatatttggCTCATATAAATAGAAATATAATGAAAAAACTTATAATATGTCATTCATTCACAATATTTGGTAGGAATAAATGAACAATTAAAAGGAAAATTGTAAAATTTCATTTAATCACAATTTTAATCAATCAAACTAAACATCCTGTTATTATTCATACTATATGATTCTCACTGAAAATTTAAGGTCTGGTTCCAATAGGTGACGATAATCCGAATACAGAATTCGAATTTACTCTAGACCTGAAATCACGAAGGAGACGTTAGAAGTGGGCGACAAGGTACCCCGACTTAGTCcatccgacgctcaagtcagatactgagaatataatgaGATAACAGCTAAATGTGCTgctaaaaatcaatatagtgaatgatTGAATTGAACGCTCAAACATGGTATTTATAGTGTCGGGGTTTCAGAATCTGGATTGAGACTAATTTTGATGGCCTAGTCATTATcactataatatattataatcaaatttttaaataattacactATAAATTATCATATACGATCTTATATCCGAAGTTCAAGCAACCTAGTATTTACAAAACGGCCGAATAGGACTATAAAAAATCATCACATGCTAAATTTCACTTTGTACATATAACCTAACCAACCTAGCCACACCAATGGATAATGTTTAATAATGGATAATTACTTACTTTTATACAGAAAAGGCAACTAACCTAGTGTATTCGTGGACACAATTTAActactatatatattattatattaagtgaGTGACTTAACTGAATTTGGTTAGACTTtgtaacataaaattaaatttacagTAACATCACTAGATTgcgtttgaatttaaaattttgaagttaCGAGTTTCAAATCCACGGATTTTAAacatttgattatttatgttgggtgaatttcaaattatcaattgctatatatgtatatataatagtaattatgatTGATTTGAATTAGATTAAAGATGAATGTCGTTTCAAATTCTACGTTCAAATTTGTTCTAAATCAAATATCTCATCCAAAGAAagcattttatttgttttatttatcatttacCCGTGACTGTTTATAAATCACATTATCTCTGATCAACCTCTTCAATTTCTtggaatttcaaatatttcattttgatccaaattgttGTAATAATCATATTCCTAGACTCAGTTATTAAATCATCACCACTTTTTTGAAATTATCATCACttagataaaaatataaatagagtaaataatatcaatacaatttttttcatctcgttatattatattttgacaaaaaccaaattttacaaaaaaaaaataagattgtTATATAACTCACATATTACGCGTGTCGTGTACGCTAGTATTAATTAACCAATAAAATTCAGAGATACCATCTTGATTTGTATGGACTTTTATAAATGTATAACTAAACATTAAATTTGATCatatttaaacataatttattaaaagGTACAGATAAAGATAACAAAATTCAATTATGTGGCATAGATATAGTTTGTGGTGATTATTGGTGTGgtccaaaaattattttttacaataatttttaattattgaagaaAATATTCATCTTTCTAATTAACGTGACTATGTATTATTGAGAAATTGGGCCGAATAGACATCtgtgaatatatttttaaatttgatttatcACCAAAATTTGCAACCacacataaaaattattattattatagaatATTTGCGTGCTCACGAAATGGACGTAGCTGACCTGAAATTGCAACGGAATGATGCCGCTGCAATAATAGCTCACACTTGACCATGTCAGGGTCAATACTCTGACCTTTCAACTCCATGTAACGAATTCTCTCCGGTCTGAATCCGCTATTTATACTCGTTTAGTTTATGTACATTATCGCCGCCGTCTCTCTACTCCATGGATCTATCTTCCCATTTATTGATTCTATGTTTAATAATCCTCTGCAACTCTTTCTTGATTTCTCAATCTCTGGAATTCGTCTACAGTGGATTCAATGCATCGGATGTTACTGTAGGTGGATCGGCTTCCATAGAGGCGAGTGGAGCTCTAAAACTCACAGACAAAGCACCAAATCTTATAGGCCATGCGTTTCATCCCAATTCGATTTCCATGTTCAATAACAGCACCAATGCTTCTTCATTCTCCACATGTTTTGTCTTCCAAATCCTGCCTGATTATGCGAGCCGTGGAGGCTTTGGGTTTGCCTTCACTTTGTCTCCGACCCCGGGATTTCCTGGCGCGGAGGGAGATCATTATTTGGGAATTTTCAACTCGACGAACGATATGAACTCGACAAACCATATCTTTCTTGTGGAATTCGACACGGTGAATGGGTACAATGAAGAGTCAGATACAGATGGGAATCATGTCGGGATCAACCTTAATGGAATGAAACCAATAGCTGCCGATTCGGCGACCTACTCTAAGAACGGGACTAGAGCAGAGGAGGAGGTTATCTTGGAGAGTGGAGAGCCTATACAGGCTTGGATTGAGTATGATGGGTTAAAGAAAGTTTTGAATGTAACAGTTGCTCCTATAAATTCTTCCAAGCCAATAGAGCCTTTGTTGTCTGAACACGTTGACTTGTCGAACGTCGTCAAAGATCAGATGTATGCTGGGTTTTCGGCTGCCACTGGAAAAAAATTTAGCGCTCATTACATCCTGGGATGGAGTTTCAAGCTAAATGGGACGGCTGATCCACTCGATATTGATAGGCTTCCTGTTGTGCCCAATGTGGAACCATCTTCAACATCTAATGATAAGTTGAAAAAAGCACTTATTGCGACCTTTTCTGTTATGATTTTCTTACTGTTGATAGCTTTAGGGAGCATACTTGTATATAGGAGAGTGACGAAGTTTGAGCATTTGGAGGATTGGGAACGGGAATGTCCCCGTAGATTCCGTTACAGGGACCTTTACAAGGCAACTAAGGGGTTTAAAGAGAGTGAAATTATTGGAACTGGAGGGTTTGGTGCAGTGTTCCGAGGTGTTTTACATACCAATGGGAGTGAAGTTGCTGTGAAGAAGATCATGTCTAACAATTCGCTGCAAGGATTGAGGGAGTTTGCTGCAGAAATTGAGAGTCTTGGAAGACTAAGGCACAAGAATTTAGTGAATCTTCAGGGATGGTGTAAGCACAAGAAAGATCTTCTCATAGTTTACGACTACGTCGCAAATGGAAGCCTGGATTCTTTGTTGTACAATAACTCCAAGAATGGCAACATTTTCTTGAACTGGGAACAAAGATTCAATATCATCAAAGGCATAGCATCCGGACTATTGTACTTACACGAGGAGTGGGAACAAGTTGTCATACATCGGGACGTGAAATCGAGTAACGTATTAATCGATGCAGAAATGAATGCAAGGCTGGGAGACTTCGGACTAGCAAGATTATACGATCACGGAAAAAACTCACACACGACAAACGTGGTGGGCACAATAGGTTACATTGCACCAGAGCTGACTCGAACGGGTAAGGCATCAGCGAGCACCGACGTTTTTGCTTTCGGGATTCTGCTTCTTGAGGTGGCTTGTGGGCGGGCACCGGTGGTGTGCGAAACGGCACGAAACATGATATTGGTGGATTGGGTGGTGGAGTGTATGCAAGTGGGCAACATTTATGATGCGGTTGATGCTAGATTGGGATCAAATTATGTTAATGAAGAGATGGAGATAGTACTGGGACTTGGTCTTTTGTGCTCTCACCCGAAGGCAGAAGCAAGGCCTAATATGAGGCAAGTGATAAGGTATCTGAATGGGGATGAAGTACTGCCAGTTTTCGACAAGTTAAGTTCAGCTGGTTCAAGGAGAGTCGATGAAATCACATCAAGATTCTTGAGCTTGGGACTGAGCGAGAGCATCATCAACTCGTCTTCTTCTGTAGGGAGAATATCTACTAGTTCTTTTCACAGTGGTAGATGATGATTTATTAACAGAATTATAGCATTTCATTGATATGTCCTTTTAGGtatgtaattattattaatatctcAAGTATCAAAGATATACTTGCATTTACAAATCTCAAGACAAGACAAttctatttcttttatttttttatggaagaCTATTCTATTTCAACCCCTTGTCTTAACTTGTTTTTGTACTTGTATCAATCAAATGAGCGAAGACTCTGTCTTCAGTCaattttattaagaaaataCCAACATGACTTCCAAAATCTCATAAACTTGGTATTATTTTTGACATGAACGACAATCAAACTTACATACATCATAAACTCATGAACACAGATTAACACATATCCAACAAATTAGTATATATATTCCAGCCATTCTTCTCAAACTTCTATGGACCTAATAACCAATTTTCCTTGCCAGATCAAGAAACGATGATATGGTCGACTTTTCAAAGTCCACATTAATGCAATTATGTTGGATTGAGTATTATGCGAGGTAATAGTTACGTTTATGATGAAAAGATGtatgaattaattattatttataaaatttgatttaaacatTAGACCAAATTGTTGGGATTGTAATCAAAGTCTCACATTGTAACACAAAAAAACCATTTTTTTATAGGATAAAATTATATCAATTTATATGGGTCTTTTAGGTAAATACAAATTCACGAAAACTTAAGACACAACATTACGAAAATATGGGAGTTTCAGCATAAACAAGTATATTTAGGCATAttttggtacacatgataggataaacatgtgatatataatataatgataaattaagtataaataagatgtatgatattatatttaatgtttgttatgattttaataagagtgattaaatttatatactagattgtaataacaaaattaacctatcataataaattttataatttcaaagttgttgcttgagttcatatttcttatatgTTCATGCGCTgacagtgcttgcatgatttatttatttttacctaattttatatattatataatatgataatcgagccattgattttgtgagtcaaatcaaatatcaatttttaagattaatcgagtgatactaaaaatttactaagatttataaaaataatttatataattattttgagttcatttatataattatcatattatataatatacaaaaataaataaaaatatttatttgatggagCTGTGAAATAAGAGAACGAtagggtttatgatttttatatattgaagaCAATTAattcatttgtggtgttttttatcattaaattaaaattatcacatctcataaaatggatattttattcctgtataaattttttatcacatgtccatgatattatcatggaatttctaaaaaaataccaAACATGAGATGATGAGGATAATTTATCAATCTTTCTCTAATTCAATATACCAAACTATACTTTAAGGCTATGTTTGGTAGCCATGATAAGggaatgattatttaataatcattccTTTATCTTGCGTTTGGTTCGTTTTTTATTAATCTACAGGCCCTTGATTATAATTTAAAACCCACACTATTCATGTTAATTGTGTGATTAAATATCACTCCTCAAATGGTgtgataattaataatttttgaatagtgatCATGATAAGATTGTATATTGACCATAATACTCTtgaattgttttcttcaatataatatgaaaattaaaattagtgaaaatttaataattaatataatatttaaatttttattatatttttttataaattagtttcatatatttttattattttcaatcattttaatgaaaataaaattgtaatacaaatctatcttaaattaaatttttataaatttgtaatcttgttaattaattttttatgaaaataaatatttattaaattctaatttatttttttaatgatttaaattaattttaataaatgtaaattataattataaatatttaattatctatcNNNNNNNNNNNNNNNNNNNNNNNNNNNNNNNNNNNNNNNNNNNNNNNNNNNNNNNNNNNNNNNNNNNNNNNNNNNNNNNNNNNNNNNNNNNNNNNNNNNNNNNNNNNNNNNNNNNNNNNNNNNNNNNNNNNNNNNNNNNNNNNNNNNNNNNNNNNNNNNNNNNNNNNNNNNNNNNNNNNNNNNNNNNNNNNNNNNNNNNNNNNNNNNNNNNNNNNNNNNNNNNNNNNNNNNNNNNNNNNNNNNNNNNNNNNNNNNNNNNNNNNNNNNNNNNNNNNNNNNNNNNNNNNNNNNNNNNNNNNNNNNNNNNNNNNNNNNNNNNNNNNNNNNNNNNNNNNNNNNNNNNNNNNNNNNNNNNNNNNNNNNNNNNNNNNNNNNNNNNNNNNNNNNNNNNNNNNNNNNNNNNNNNNNNNNNNNNNNNNNNNNNNNNNNNNNNNNNNNNNNNNNNNNNNNNNNNNNNNNNNNNNNNNNNNNNNNNNNNNNNNNNNNNNNNNNNNNNNNNNNNNNNNNNNNNNNNNNNNNNNNNNNNNNNNNNNNNNNNNNNNNNNNNNNNNNNNNNNNNNNNNNNNNNNNNNNNNNNNNNNNNNNNNNNNNNNNNNNNNNNNNNNNNNNNNNNNNNNNNNNNNNNNNNNNNNNNNNNNNNNNNNNNNNNNNNNNNNNNNNNNNNNNNNNNNNNNNNNNNNNNNNNNNNNNNNNNNNNNNNNNNNNNNNNNNNNNNNNNNNNNNNNNNNNNNNNNNNNNNNNNNNNNNNNNNNNNNNNNNNNNNNNNNNNNNNNNNNNNNNNNNNNNNNNNNNNNNNNNNNNNNNNNNNNNNNNNNNattctaatttatttttttaatgatttaaattaattttaataaatgtaaattataattataaatatttaattatctatcaaattattttaagaatatttatagttattttaaaaaaataataatattgtaattattaataagctttatttaacattaacattcaaaatattattgatattttaattattaaagtaaatgcatattcacaaatttatttttaataaatatatttaaattaattttaataaatgtaaattataattataaatatttaattatctatccaattattttaagaatatatatttaattaacacttgaggcattttggtcattacaataaaatttacaaaatcaatccatcattttaaaatcataccaaataccatgttatttatcgcaccatactattaatccatacatctcattttttatcactctaATTACTAATCCTTTAGTTATCATATCCTTCAAATCAAATGGAGGCTAATGagataatttaattatctatttagTCGACGGATAATATGAAAATCCATAATTAACTGTCCAAACCGAATCTTTCTATCCTAAGTTACCGTGCGTGTCATTATATGATTGGCTAACAATCAATGCCTAATTTAGTAATTTACACGCTGCCGTACATAATCTGAACTGAAGCTAAACGTCGTCTGTCCCGCGCTAGTGGCGAGCGACCCCAAAACCTCTCTACACAGAACCTTCCTTGAAAATTTATGGAATTTTCTTCACTCCCAGAAATTCTAATCTATAAATGATAGTGTATTCAGTTAATCAGAATTTGGATTTGGAAAATTTCACCATTTTCATCgattttgttttggtttttggAAGAAATCTAGTCTGTTCGTTCTCTGAATGGGAGAGTCTCCGCCATTGCCGTTTCCCCATCGGACGTCTCCCCATCCACCATTTCCCCATCGGACGTCTCCCCATCCACCATTTCCCCATCCATCATTTCCTCGACCATTTGATCTTCAACCTCCGTTTCCTCAGCCCCTATTTCCTCGACGGAGTCGGGATAACTCATCATCTCACAGAGATCTTTCGACGACGACTTTAAGTGATGGCTCCTCTAGGATCAGACTTGGTGTTTGGTCTGGCGTCGTTGTTGCGCtcgttttctatttttttggtGAGTTTTTACCTTCTTGTGGCAGTTATGCTGCAGTAAGTAATACGTTTTGCCTAGGCTTCATAATATGTTACTACCACTTATATATGcagaagaaaataataaattatgtgTGTGTTAACTTAGGTAAGCACCAAGGTTAGTGATTTGCAGGTGTTTCTAATCGCTTCTTCTGATGAATAAAGCGGAAAGAAGAGTTGGAATTTTCggatttgttatttctttatctcaGTTGTAAGATACGTGAGAACTTTTTGATTTATGAGTTTTGATGGGTTAGTTGAgtatagaaaaaaatattgataaaatatcTTTGGTAAATTTTGTCTATTCAATCAATGTTCTGCATGTTGCTTACAAAGTCAGGACAGCAATGAGCAAACCATAATCATCATTCGATTTATCATgaatatttgtttatttctgATTTCAGCTTCTGTGATTTTGATATTTGGGGTATATGCACCGGAGGATACGAGGCTTGGTCCATATTCATCAATACTGATCAATCCTAACCATTTTTTTGTTGAGTCTATAAAGGTAATTTGAGGTAGATTGTGCTTTTGCTTGGCTTACTATTTTATCATTCTTTTTAATTATACGTGCCTTCATATCTGATTAGCAATGGCATAGCAGCCAAAAAACTGACGCTTTGTTCTATTCTAAGT comes from Primulina huaijiensis isolate GDHJ02 chromosome 2, ASM1229523v2, whole genome shotgun sequence and encodes:
- the LOC140971686 gene encoding probable L-type lectin-domain containing receptor kinase VI.1 codes for the protein MDLSSHLLILCLIILCNSFLISQSLEFVYSGFNASDVTVGGSASIEASGALKLTDKAPNLIGHAFHPNSISMFNNSTNASSFSTCFVFQILPDYASRGGFGFAFTLSPTPGFPGAEGDHYLGIFNSTNDMNSTNHIFLVEFDTVNGYNEESDTDGNHVGINLNGMKPIAADSATYSKNGTRAEEEVILESGEPIQAWIEYDGLKKVLNVTVAPINSSKPIEPLLSEHVDLSNVVKDQMYAGFSAATGKKFSAHYILGWSFKLNGTADPLDIDRLPVVPNVEPSSTSNDKLKKALIATFSVMIFLLLIALGSILVYRRVTKFEHLEDWERECPRRFRYRDLYKATKGFKESEIIGTGGFGAVFRGVLHTNGSEVAVKKIMSNNSLQGLREFAAEIESLGRLRHKNLVNLQGWCKHKKDLLIVYDYVANGSLDSLLYNNSKNGNIFLNWEQRFNIIKGIASGLLYLHEEWEQVVIHRDVKSSNVLIDAEMNARLGDFGLARLYDHGKNSHTTNVVGTIGYIAPELTRTGKASASTDVFAFGILLLEVACGRAPVVCETARNMILVDWVVECMQVGNIYDAVDARLGSNYVNEEMEIVLGLGLLCSHPKAEARPNMRQVIRYLNGDEVLPVFDKLSSAGSRRVDEITSRFLSLGLSESIINSSSSVGRISTSSFHSGR